The Melospiza georgiana isolate bMelGeo1 chromosome 1, bMelGeo1.pri, whole genome shotgun sequence genome contains the following window.
gaagaaaatatattctaaACTCAGCAGATTTGCAggtaaaaatattctttcaaaatacattccacaaagttaaaaattaaatctggattgcagattgcagaaaACTTTTAAGTTTCCCTTCCAGATTGTTTTAGATCCACTTCTGCAGCATAACCAAAAAGAATTTACCATACAGTGGAATTCTTTGCATACCAGGCAGCTTTTAATCCATAAGAGAGCACTTGAGTTAAATCTTGTGAGCTATGTGGGTTTTAAAAAACACttgatattattttaaaaatataacagatcaaatcatggaatcattaaggttggctaagacctttgagatcaccAAGCTAACCCAGCCCCATTGTCTTCATTattaaaccatgtcctcaaTGCCACTGCCACAAGTttttaacacttccagggatggggacttcATCATTTCCCTGGGAGAAGGTGCTAATTTTGAATGCATGGAGACAATGAACTGGAAACCAACTTTTCCTTATCCTGGCTGCTTCCCCATCCTCATATTTGGAAAGTCAGAACTACCGACTTCCTCGCTCACACACACGCTCTGATTTTAATTGGAATTTGGTTTGAATTATTACTTTTGCTGAGTGTTATTTCTCATTCTTATGGGGAAAAAACATCACTCTGGCCTTGTTCAACACCCTCTGGTTGTGTTCAGGGAGTCCttgtgcagcccagcagggtcAGACCCACCTGGATCTCCGGTCGTAGCTCCGAGATCGCCGGTAGCTGTCGCTCCTCTTGCTCCTGCTCCGACTCCTGCTGTAGTAACTGTCATAGGTGTAGGATCTGctttaaagggggaaaaataatacTGAATTCACAATTTCTGGTctaaaatgctgttttaaatGGTATTTATATAGAGATATGAGAGGATGTATAGGAATTACTGTCAAGGATGTGGCAAACAATTCTACGCTTTATAAAGGTTTCAACACAACAACAATTTTCAAAGTAACaataaaaatctcaaattttAATAGGAAGGACATAGTAAACCTTTATAAAGCTTTGTGCTGTCCCTCTTTTTCCTAGTAAAATTCTTCTTTGCTGATAATTCTGAAAGCAAGCCAAGTAATGTGTTCACTGCTATTTATAGCATTACCTACAACTGTAATGCCAGGACGGTTTGGTGATTTTCAACTTTTGAAAGTGTCTTGTGTTCATTTTGCTTTGATTCACGTTGTCATCATGATATTATAATAATAGTTTTAAGTACTAcagatccctggaagtgtccaaggccaggttggatggggcttggagcatcctgggataGGGGAGGGTGCCCCTTCCCATGGCAAGGGGTTGGATCATCTTTAAGGTGCTgtctaacccaaaccattctgggattctatgagATAAAAGTAAtcttaaaaagtatttttataaataaatatgtatttagaTATGCATTTGTATTACAGTATGTATAATAAAATAGGTAGTATGCACGATATGTAATAGTTTCATATGcaataattatataataaagtatattttaaagaaattaaataaaagtagACTTGTACTAAGATGATTTGATGGGCAGCACATTTCTTGCAGTTTGTATAAAAGGACAatctgatgcctcaggttttaacTTTTGTATTtctcagattctgtgctgctttagtgtgtgggtctgagctccacatcagggcatggtgagctctgtgcacagagcagggagacaaaacaattcctgctccagctgggcaccaaggacaaatgacccaaatctcagcccaagaacacaaacaccgtgggctggagagagaaaaacaagcagggtgggactgcctgggctaaagctggaatgggacaatgaactgcaaggtgcaaatggagcagaactgatcccagggagagaccccgggagcgctcgtgcattttggggccattttggttcatcttgggtgcagcccaaggtggatccatggagacttttaataaatccctgctttattctttagctctgtccagtctctgttctaggtcagccttcacaaggcatcaaaTCCATACCTGGACCGACTGTGGTGCCCATAGGAACTGCTCCTGGATCGGCTCCTGCTGTAGCTCCGGCTgacaaaatcaaaaccacagagGGGTTTTTAGTCAACAGAAACCAAAAGTGCTGAAGAGAgcagggggagagggggaaCAAGAGGAGGAGAAGACATCTGGCACAGTTTGCAGCTGGGTGAACTCACCTACGGCTCTTGTAGCTGTGGTAGGAACTGCTGCGGCTCCTGGAGCGATCCCGGCTGTACCAGCCCCGGCTCCGGCTCCTCGAGTAACTCCTGGACCTACAGCCAAGGACAGGAGAGAACACagctgaggagagcagcagaaaatgggaaCCAGAAGAAGTTATGAATCTTCAGCTTTTTAGCTAAATATTTATTCCACACTTGCTAGATGATATGGCCACTGAGTTaatccaagggctggagcccctctgctctggagccaggctgggagagctgggaatgttcccctggagaggagaagctccagggagagctcagagccccttccagggcctaaaggggctccagaagagctggagagggacttgagACAAGGGAtgaagggacaggacaagaggacacttcacacaggtgcccagagaagctgtggctgcccctgcatccctggaagtgtccaaggccaggctggaggggacttggagcaccctgggataatggaaggtgtccctgcccatggatggtgtttaaggtcccttccaacccaaaccactctgtttCTTCTATAACACAGGGctgtgaaaaaacaaaaaccacaaccTGAAAAGCATTCTTTGAGAACATAAGAACATTCAatctgccagggctggctgtgggagcagcacaTGCCTCTCACCTGTATGAATATGTAGAACTTCGGGATCGGCTTCTCGAGTGACTGTAGGATATGGACCTGGTTCTGTGTCTGGATTTAGACTCAGATTTGCTTCGTGACCTGCTGAGGCTCCTGGAAGGGCTGTTGTCATCTCTGCTCGGAGATTCCTCCTCACTGGAACTTTCTTGGTTCCTTGGCCGACGATTTAGCCGAGCTGTTTTCCTCACTTCATCAAAGAGAGACCCAGGCCttactttattttttgcttttatttcaattCTTAAACCTGCTGGTTTAGGCTCTGGTGCTGATGCTACATTTTTAACCTCTGTGGTCATACTGATTGTTGCTGGTTTTAAGTTACCGGCACCTTGCAAAGGCTTCCATTTATTGTCTATCATATTGCTTGGGgtattttcagaaatttcactttttaaactACAGTCTTTAGCACCAGACGCAGGGGCAAAGTTATTTTCTTGCCTTcccacttctttttcttctttaatattAGTAAAGTCTCTTAAGTTGTTTTCCAGTTTGACAGCATCTTGCTCAGGGGTGTCAACCTCTAACTCTTTTTTTACACCAGCACTTAAAGGTTTAGCAGTGAGAATGACAGGAGACAAAACATCCACATCCACCTTCCCCGGCGAGTTACGATCCGGAGTACAAATCTCCATGTTGTCATCTGTCTGAATGACATCTTCCAGCCCATTCTGGTTATTTTCTTCAGCTTGTTTAATCTCACTCTTGCAGGCAGCCACGTTTATTCCTGAGTTTAAAATACCAGTTGAAGTGCTTGTTTCAATGAACTCTTTATTAAGGTTGCTGCGATCTGGCGAGGCCCCACATGTGGTGTTTTTATCTAAAAGGTTTTCATTCACACACGACTTTTCACCATTTCCCATTTTATCTGTGAGTATTTCATCCTTTTCATAAACTTGTTTTTTATCCTTTATGTCCCTGCTAagctccttttcttttttatcatcCTTGGTAACCGGCTTTTCATTTATCTCATCATCCTCTTCTTCCCCAAACTCAAGGGGGGGCTGCCAATGAaacacttcttttcttttctggactttgtgttttttctcctttttaccTTTcgatttttcttttgcttttttggaatgtgattttttAGGAGTCTTTTTCAACCCAtgtttgtgttttttcaacTTGCCTCGAGTGTCTGCTGAGCTGGAAAAAGAACTCTCAGACTCAGAAGATGACAACTGTTTGCTTGTCTTCCACGTGCAGTCAGAACCCAAAAAGCCCTCTGAGGAATTGGATTGTTTTTTTATCCTTTTGGTAACACTAAGCTCTGTGTCAGACCCTGAGGTGGCCTCTCCTTCTTCTTTCCCAGAGGAGGGTCTGGAATCCCCCCTGTTATGCTTTGCCTCTCCTCTTTCAGAGTTGGATTCCGAGTCCCATTTGCTACCTGAGTAGGATTTGCGTTTTGTTTTTGCACCACCTCTGGGCGGCTCCAAGCATTTCTCCTTAGCTGCTTTCTTTTTGGAGTGATCACAATCCCGCTCACCCTTGcctttctcctcccctctctcACAACTTAAGCtatttttatcctgtttttcaGCATCCCCTTCTAAAGGAAagcagctttctttttcttggaccGCTTTGGCTTTGGCAGAGCGCTCGCTGTCGGAGGACAAGTCTGAGGATGACAAACTGTCACTCTCCTTCAACCCTTGGGAAGACTCATCGTAGTCCTTTGGATGCTTGTAAGGCAAAGTGCTATCAGAGCTCGTTTCCTGCCTCAGTTTGAGGCCCCGAGCTTTGGGATCGCTGGATGTGGATTTCCTTTTGCTCCTGTGCCTGTCCTCATCGCTGAGGGAATAGTCAGACGTGGACTCGCTGTACCCCGACCTGTCACTGTGGTATTTACTGGGGGACGGTGACCTGCCAGAGGAAGGAGATTTTGTCCTGGAGCTCGATGGGCTTCTAGACCTTGAGTAAGATCTTGAGTAGGAGCGGCTTCGAGAGGATCTGCTCCTGGACCTGGGCCAGCTCTCCGAGCTCCTGTCGCTGCGGCCTTTGGAATAAGCGCTCCGCTCGCTCTCggagctcctctcctgcttgCGGTAGGAGGAAGAAGTGTTGGCCTCCTTAACCACCACTAAATTGTAATTAGTTTGGGTGGGAATTAAGTGGGTTGTTTTAGCTTTCATCTCCTGAATTCGCTCATACGATGGTTTCCAAGGTTTCTGCCCAGGTTTCCACCTTGAAGGTGGGGGACTGTCACTTAAGGGTATGACAGGGAGGTTTTCTGGGACAACTGGTGGCACGATAACTTTGTCACTGGGCAGGATCACTGCTCGGACAGGCTCAGCAGTCTTGGTCAGCTTAGTGTCATTTAACCGTGCTGAAATATTCCGTGGAGAACTGGGAACAGTCTTTTGCTGCCTGGGGTTAGAACTTGACCGCGACCTACTTGGAGATCGTGATGATTTAGAGGCTGATCTTGATCTAGAACTTCTTCTGGAGTAAGACCTTGATTTAGATCTAGACCTGGATCTGGACCTGTAGTATGATCGAGACCCTCTGCTTGATAAAGATGACAAGCTCTGGTCTTCCCTATCAGATTTAGACCAGTCCCTCCTGGATGAGCGCCTGGAAGACAATGAGGAAGAACGAGATTTCCTCTCACGGTCACAAGATGATTTTGTCCTCCTGTGGAAGGAATGAGAGGATTCTACATCTGATGaggctgatgttttctttttctttgtttgcttgtgCTTCTTGAAATGTTTCTGctttttagatttctttttatgcttcaccttcttcttctctttcctgtGCTTCTTGTGATGGCTGGAGTATCTCACAGTGCTCAGATCAGCAAAACCGTTATGGGACCAAGACCTGGATCTCCGGGATGCACTTCTCTCATCCCATCTGCTGCTACAGGGGTCACTCAGCctggaaagcaaacaaagaaacccCAGACTAAAGCAAaagctttaaaaacatttatctaaattaagtatttttaaactttattttaaataagtttACATAAACCCTAGCACACATTTTGTTACCACAGAATTGCTTTGAGTTCCTTACACTCGTTCCAAGATGTAGAATTGCATCACTATTAAGAGCTACTTCTCCCCAAGAAATAAATCAACTAACACAAGCAAGTTTTGCATATTTTAGGACCTATGTAAAGAGATTTAAATTACCTCAGTCTGCAGGACTTTGACCTCTACAAAACAGGATCCTAAAACCATATTTAAATACAAGTTTTAAAACATCTCAGTACATAAAAAAGaataatctgaaatattttcaattatgCACTACtagttatatataatatttttaagttttccatTAAAGATTGATCTCCTGCAATTTGATAGAAGCTTATATTTTGTATCAAGCCATCAGGAATTCTGGAGAGCTGACTTCCATCCATCACACAGTTTGTAACTGCTGAAAGAACATACAACTAAAACAATAAAGGCTTAGTGGATTTGATTGTTTTACTCCAAAGAAACTGTGTAATCCACATTGAGGAGAAGGAAATCACTGAATccttaaggttggaaaagatctttaagatcACCAACTCCCACCACCTGGTTCAGCACTAAACCATGTTGtcaggtgccacatccatgtTTTCTGAGCAATTCCAGGGGTGGTGACGCCACACTTCCCTGGGTAGCgtattttttctgtgaaaaaaaaaccatttcctAATGTCTAAACTACCCCTGGCACAATCTGaggctgtttgtgctgctgtggttACATCTACACAACCAACAAGGCCTTCCCAAAGGCAGGACATCTCCGAGCTGTGGGGGTGAGGCTCTCACTTGTCTCCTTTGCTCCACTTCTCGCCGCTGGGGGCTCGGTACGTCCGCAGCCTCTGCATCTCCTCCTTCCAGTGCGGAGGGGTCTCGCTGCTCTCCTCATCGTCCGACTCGGAGCAGGAGCGCGACCGCGGCGGGGTGTGATAGCGCTGGGacagcaaacacacacagcaaggCTTTCTTACAAAACTCCTGCACCTTTTGTACTTTTTATATAGACTTCTAAGCCTGAGAGaggccagcagctcagccagcttTTGGAAATGTGGAAGGAAGAATCAAGGAGGAGGCCGTGGATTCCCTTTCGGAATAACGCGATTATTGCAGATAACCACGCTCGTTTTTAAAGCACAGGTGTTGCACTTCAGGCATTCTTCATGGTTTGTAGGAGCAAAGACAAGCCCCATTTCAAAAGTTACTGCTGTTCAACTCTTCAGAATGGGAATCActttaaagcaattaaaaaaataaaaaactgaacacaaaaaaaaccccccaaaactcTTTCACAAAAAAGAGCAATGAAgcttcacattaaaaaaattatgcttaGGCAGAGAATTTAAGTAGGCAACAAGCTACTTGTGCAGCAGAGAAAGAAGAACTCTGCTACTGCTAACTCATTATTTTCCATTACCCAGTGGGATACACACTTAGGTAAATTCTGTGAGGAAATCAGATCCTCCTTGACTCAATAAAAGCACATCTGGGTTTGACTCAATTATTTTGAGCCACttataaaagcaataaaatgagtgaaaaaaaagcattgtcccagaataaaattacaaagatgcatgtatttatttatcCAGGTAATTACAGAAGGTTTTAAAACATCcttcttttataaaaaaaacaaaatcaagatAACCTGAGCTTCCCTATTGTTTCAGCTGAAGCCATGACTGAATCAAAACCAGCTTTTACAGAAGAATGGCCTAAAAGATTGCAGGGTGTCATGGACCTCCCTAATTCTCACATTTTATACTCTGGAGTCTCATGGAACCTACAAACAAGGATTTTGAAAAATATCACACCTGGACAGAAGCTGTGCTAATAAAGGCTATAAGAGGtggaagaaaaatgtgtttctgcAACTGCCAGCCCTAAATGACACCTTTTTCATTCTTAATTTTGCTAAGAGGGTGCcaaaatgatggaaaaaaaaaaaaaaaagaagacagaaacccccaaaatctgTCAGAAGCCAATTCTACTCTgccttaaattatttttccccaagtCTTTATTTACATAAGTATTCCCAAACATTCCATTTAGGCATTTTTTTTGTCCAAACAATCTTTAAGTTAAAAGAAGTCACAGGAAGGATGGAAAAGAAGTGTTATAAAATCAACTACCTGACAGGATTTCAGTGCTTTCTAAACTGGATACTACAACATGTAAACAAACTGTCACACAAAGCCCTCCAGGGAAATTCAAAGCTCAAAGTCAGGGGTGTTACTCTGGGTgagaggaaataaagaaataaataaaattgtcaCATACTATTGTGCctcttcctttaatttttcGTCCCGATTTAGAGACTGATGGTTTCTGGTCAGTCAGAACTGGTGCAGCATCAAGAAGCTTcctaaataaattaataaagtaTGAAGTTACACAGCAAAAAACACAATTAACTTACAATTAGTTTAagttaaaaatgagaaatattcaTCATTGTATTCATTTTCAGACAGAattcagtggggtttttttgcaagagAGTTCTGCAACAAAAGGCAAATCAACATGTATTTGTTTTCAATCAAATGTGCAGCCTGATCTCTTGACACAGAAATTAATGTTAACAATGAACTTGCAAAACACTGTCACAAGAGGTTAACTTGTGTTTGGGGCACAAATCCTGAACACAACATGGGCAGATGAGTTTCAGGATCTCAGTTCAGGATAGTTCACTGATTCTAAAGCTTTGCTTCTTTCAGCCTGTGTAATATTCCCAAAAATAGTGAGGAAATCTTTGGGAATGTGAGTGATGTTCCAAGGAAAGACTTACAGGAGACTGTACCATTAAGGAAATATAAAACCCAAcaccaaacaaacccaacacTGATTTTAGAGCTAATTAGAGTAATGGATTAGCTCAGCTAATCAAATGCAATTAAATTTGACAGTGGAGGTACAAAAACACATTGAAAGCATCTCATGAACTTGTGACTTCCTTTGTAGCAAAAGAAGAGCTTTTTCTCTAATTCTCAAACACTGCTAAAGTCATGAAATTCCAGGGGATTGATTCTGAACCAAAGTTTCTTCATCAGTctaagaaagatgaaaaatcaCCTCTCCCAATCCCAAGTCTCCCTTGCAATCAAGTATTTCCTGTGGTTTGCATTGCATGATTGCTTCTGAAGTTAATcattaattgtttttaattgaGTTTAACACCCTTAAAGACCAAAGAAATCATCTTGAGATCTCACTAGCACAGGtcacaaggaaaagaaactgtGAAAAGGCCAATGAAATGACCACATGCAGCAATTCTGACACTGCAGTCAGCAGCACCAGCAAGAGAACGTTAACAGGAATATTTCATGCACAGATTTCAGCAAGTCAGAATAAAAAGCTCAGAGTTCCTTACGGTTCAGGCTCTACATTGACAACAGGCACATCTCTTCTGAgcaaaaatctattttcaggCACTGGGGGGATTTCCTCAGGACGTACCACGGGCTTGTCCCGCTTGGTGCTAAGGTCGACTTTGTCTGCGCCATCGCTCTTGTCAGAAAGGCTGCTGAGGGAAAGAGCAGGGTGAGAAATCACAGTTAGCTGGGAAATCCCTTGGCCAACTGGGTTCCAAGAGAAGATGCATCAAACTTAGAGTTGGCTTAACAGCCAAGATGTGTTCCACAACCCATTTTAGGCTAAAGGGAGGATGGGCCATTATTACTGGAGAGAAAGTTCAGTTCTTGCTTTACAGCAAGtgattctgcttttcatttacAACTTGTTGAGAAATACTTCTAAAATATAATCAAATATATGTCCAAAGTTCTGCAGTTTGCCTAAAGTCTCACTTTTACACAGGTGTGCTGAGCCCTGTGGAATTTAGTAATTTCAACATCACTCTTGCTTTTATCTACAAAGATCTTCAATTTAATAGAAAACTCAACAAGCTCAactttagggttttttgtttgtttataaaATCATGcaccaaaccccaaactttAAAGCATTTTCATATTTACTGCTTGAGCACTTcatgaaaacaaagcagaattGCCCAGATTTTACTGCAATTGTTAGATTTTAGAGACCAGTCACCGTCTTTGGCTTGAGGTTCGCTTGCACCTTGGAtcctccttcttcctctcctccttccttcgTTTCCTGGACTGTTTGGTTTTAgctcttcttttcctctttttcctcctgctcctttcaTTCTCAGCCTCGCTCTCCGAGGAGGATTCTGAAGAGCTGGATGCACTGGAAGAGGACTCTGAGGCTTCTGAGTCAGAGCaaactttcttcttcttctccaaaGCTTGAACAGATATTTTCAATTGACACTGTgacatgtgtgtgcatgtaaaAGCACAAAGCACATCATTTTACAGATGTATAAATACACAAATGGGCCATTCTAGAAAAGCTCTGAACTTTTTAACAATAtcaaagaatcacaaaatcatctGATTGTGCCCAGACTAAATCCACGTTGGTATTATACAAATATTTTCCAGCAAATACAGAATACACAGATAAGCAAAGACCacttacagtaaaaaaaaattaggtacTTTTAGAAACAATGCACAGGTTGCAAATCAAAGATTAAGAATAAATTAGTTGCTGGCCCAGttgtgtattttttattttcaaaactttgttatttcctcttttctgtATCCTCACACTTTTACACTAGAGCTCCCCTTGACTTTCTCTAAAGGAGATAAATTACCACCTTATCCAAGGGAAAATCAGAAATTAGGTAGAAAATGCAAACTTTCACAGAGACTGTCCAATCATATATTTAACATAATTTATTCTCTATGAATcttcatgaaaagaaaaataagcttGACCACATATATTGCATATACTGACTTCATAGTCTTAAAATAAACCTTTGGAAAGTGCACAAAATTCAACTTTAGAAAAGTGCATTTGTGTCTCCCTCTTTCAAAAAAACAGAGAATTAATTTTTGATTCCTTTTTCAGTTTGTCGTGTCAACCTCTAACATGAGCAGGGGACAAATGTTGagggcagaattttttttttttttgctgtgctttCCTCTCCTACACCAAGATTTACATTTTACAGGCTTACAAGAATTAATTAAGATTCTATATGTCCACCATAATGATTTTTAGCTGTTGGTGGAATTGTACTCTGAGAACATGAGTGTTGGATTAAGCCCTTTTCTGACCCACTCATTTCTGTTTAAACTTCTGATCCATCATCAGAATGTATTTTTCAATTCTCAGTGATTACAGTCCCTCCTGTTCCGATGGAAATCCCCAAGCTCCCAGGGTCACACTGGTACAATTATATTGATTAAACTCCAGCAGACCTTGAGTTCTTCAAGAACTGAAGCCACCCTGAGACCCACAGAACAACAGGAACTCTGTCACTGGGAAGCTCCCACACCTTCTgggtgatttctcatgggcagctcctcacagcactgactgctCCTTCCTCACAGCAAAGCCAACAGACCCCAGCTCCCTTCTCAACCAGCTGACccctcttttatagcactcaagctcactggacacagctggggcctgttaagggcagggctggtctcaatctttggtgattggcacagctgcagctcctcaggggccAGATCACCTTCTGCAccatctttgttttctttctatcCCACACAGTCATTCAGCAggttctgcagcacagcaaggagagATCAGCAACAGCTCCTGGGAGGGGGGATGTTGGATTAAGCCCTTTCCTGACCCACAGctggggcaactgagaggtgctttaaaaacttttattccattttcagtctcatgtgaagggtgagacaatacagatgttatcaTTTATGTTATTATAATTAGAAGCTAACTATTATTTAATTATAATACATGATAAGTGTTTCTTGGCCTATCAGCTTTAGCCACACCATGCTGTAAATGCCTTAAAGCCAATCATCTAAAATTACCCCTCGTGGGTCTcactacaatgcatctttcacagTTCTATTTCTCCAAAGTATCCAGTCTTATTTGCAAGGTTATCTTTTGAAACttgttccatttctctctcagcaatgtctgtccaTTCCATGACATTTCCAAGTCCGCGTTTCTCATCTCAAAGTTTGCACGTGGATGCGCACACTGGGTGAGCCTTCTGTCAGGCTTGGAGAATTCCCTCCAAATCCATTTCCTGCACATGAACATCACTAATTTGGGAAGGttgaattaaaattaatgaataaTTCTGGGGACTCACCATCCCTGGCTGAGCTGGTGAGCAGCACCCCGCAGTCAATGACTCGCACATCTGCGTAGGGCCTGCTGGCCGTGTCGGTTTTGAGATTTTCTATCTGTTCTATGACCTCAAACCCAGAAATGACCAGCCCAAAGACAACGTGCACACTGCAGAAAGGAATTGTTTACAAAGTACAAAACAGCTATGAATCATTGTGGTGATTTTCCAATtaatttcacatttaaaaagTCAGTCTGATGTAGAACACTGAGCTCTTAATGCATTAAggtttttttatggttttaagTCGAACATTGACAACCATGCTAAGATTTTATGCAATGTGAAACAAAGATCCACTCTGACATCAAGTACTTCCCTCAAACTGAAGCAGTCTCATCTCCTCAACAAGAGCAGGGTAAACAGATGAAAATTCCTAACCCACCCTTCTATTTTCGCAGTTTTGTGCAACAGAGATCAAGAGCCCATCCATAAACATGACAGAACTCCTCCCCAGAGAAGCAGAATTTATAGATCTCCACAAACCCAGGATACAATTCCCCCCTGGCATTGCAGGGACAGTTAAAATAAAGGAatctttggttttgttctgtggTACCACATTTCTCTTCCTGTCTTCCATTTGCCCCATAAATTTTAGGGATAAAAACAAGCCCCAAAAGAGATGACTGCTCAAATATATTAAGTTTGGCAATTCAAGTCCCAAATTTATGGGCTGAGGGCAGCGAGcagttttaaagaaataatcCTAGGATTTAAGACAATTCAAGTTTTTGTCCAGCTTTAGGAAATAAGTTGTGACTTGAAATTTTTATAGAACTgaaacttttgttttccatctcaTCCCATTGTATAATTTCCGCAGAGTTAAGGATTTGTTTCCCCATTGTTGTCTACTTTCAATATAACCCTTTCAATATAACTTCAGCAATCATTTGAGAAATATGAAAGGATTCTTACCCATCGAGATGAGGAGCAGGTTTTGTTGTTCTGTTGGACAAACAGCAAGATGGGAAGAtggtaaaataaaagaaaatcagggATTCAGATGAAGTAAAAGAGGAGaatgacacagaaaaaaaaaaaaaaaaagaggtgaaggtaagacaaaaatagtgaaaaaacacaGTTAAATATATGGAATtaacaaattaaaattacagATTATACACACAGGCTTTCTTAAACTTTTACATGGTGTTTGTTTGAAGTTTAGCTAAGTGTGCATATTGAAAGCTGTACCAAGTATCATTTCATGCATGCAGTAAACAATTTCCAAGTGTctttaaatacacatttaatGTAACTTTATGATTTTTAATCACAG
Protein-coding sequences here:
- the NKTR gene encoding NK-tumor recognition protein isoform X8; this encodes MQRLRTYRAPSGEKWSKGDKLSDPCSSRWDERSASRRSRSWSHNGFADLSTVRYSSHHKKHRKEKKKVKHKKKSKKQKHFKKHKQTKKKKTSASSDVESSHSFHRRTKSSCDRERKSRSSSLSSRRSSRRDWSKSDREDQSLSSLSSRGSRSYYRSRSRSRSKSRSYSRRSSRSRSASKSSRSPSRSRSSSNPRQQKTVPSSPRNISARLNDTKLTKTAEPVRAVILPSDKVIVPPVVPENLPVIPLSDSPPPSRWKPGQKPWKPSYERIQEMKAKTTHLIPTQTNYNLVVVKEANTSSSYRKQERSSESERSAYSKGRSDRSSESWPRSRSRSSRSRSYSRSYSRSRSPSSSRTKSPSSGRSPSPSKYHSDRSGYSESTSDYSLSDEDRHRSKRKSTSSDPKARGLKLRQETSSDSTLPYKHPKDYDESSQGLKESDSLSSSDLSSDSERSAKAKAVQEKESCFPLEGDAEKQDKNSLSCERGEEKGKGERDCDHSKKKAAKEKCLEPPRGGAKTKRKSYSGSKWDSESNSERGEAKHNRGDSRPSSGKEEGEATSGSDTELSVTKRIKKQSNSSEGFLGSDCTWKTSKQLSSSESESSFSSSADTRGKLKKHKHGLKKTPKKSHSKKAKEKSKGKKEKKHKVQKRKEVFHWQPPLEFGEEEDDEINEKPVTKDDKKEKELSRDIKDKKQVYEKDEILTDKMGNGEKSCVNENLLDKNTTCGASPDRSNLNKEFIETSTSTGILNSGINVAACKSEIKQAEENNQNGLEDVIQTDDNMEICTPDRNSPGKVDVDVLSPVILTAKPLSAGVKKELEVDTPEQDAVKLENNLRDFTNIKEEKEVGRQENNFAPASGAKDCSLKSEISENTPSNMIDNKWKPLQGAGNLKPATISMTTEVKNVASAPEPKPAGLRIEIKAKNKVRPGSLFDEVRKTARLNRRPRNQESSSEEESPSRDDNSPSRSLSRSRSKSESKSRHRTRSISYSHSRSRSRSSTYSYRSRSYSRSRSRGWYSRDRSRSRSSSYHSYKSRSRSYSRSRSRSSSYGHHSRSSRSYTYDSYYSRSRSRSKRSDSYRRSRSYDRRSRSYGSDSDSDRSYSNNRSPSESSRYS